The DNA sequence TATCGTCCTTGAGCCGAGCCACGACGCGCTCTGCCAGACCGTCTTTGGATCCCCATCCGTGGATCAGGACTATGCGTTTACCTTCCGCGGGGATCATTCTCATCTGAGGAAGGGCCTCAGTCACATCGTAATCGTCCATGTTCCCGCAGACAGCAATTACTCCACTCTGTTCCAGCCGGTCCAGGACCAGGCCAGTCACAATGTCTCCCGCGTGGAGGATCAAGTCCGTGTCAGCGAAGAGATCTTCAAGTATATGGTCCAGAGCAGGGTTAGGAGACCTCAAGTGAGTGTCGGATAAGACACCTATCCTCATGACATTTAGTCGCTCCCCTTTTCATTAGGTGAGCTTCCATTCATGGACTTCAGAACCAAATCGCCGCCGACAACTATCTTGGTCCCCGCAATGATCACTATTCCGCCGACAT is a window from the Desulfomonile tiedjei genome containing:
- a CDS encoding metallophosphoesterase family protein is translated as MRIGVLSDTHLRSPNPALDHILEDLFADTDLILHAGDIVTGLVLDRLEQSGVIAVCGNMDDYDVTEALPQMRMIPAEGKRIVLIHGWGSKDGLAERVVARLKDDKPDLVVYGHSHVPFWGKVGDVYVFNPGSASQNRYGGTSTVGVVEIRDGEFQTHFVEVAR